The genomic window TCCAGTTCGGCGCGGTTTTTTGCGGTTTTCATGTGCACGCCGGCTGCCGCGGCGTTGATCGGTTTGCCGTCGCACACGAAGACCAACGTGCTGCCGGCGCTGTCAGGGTGGGTTTGGGGAAAGCCGGCAGTGCAAAAGGAAGAAAACAAAATGAGAAAGGCGGGCAACTTGTTTTGGGTGAGGAAATGGCGCAAAATCGGCCTCGATACACTAAAATTCAAATCGGTGCGTCACGTCGTCAAAGACGCAATTGACCCAACGTCGAGAAGTCACTATCTTTTTCGCGCCAATCAAGGAGATTGATCATGACAACCGCCACCCTCAAAGAAGCGGCCGAAAAATTGGGCGTTGCTCTCGATGATCTGGTTCATTATCAGGCACGCGGCAATCGCGCGATCATGGAGATCGATCTGAAGATGCCTGCGCCCGACAATGCCGATCATCTCGAATCGCCGCAACCGCAAGGCACGTTGACGCCGGAAGAAGAGTTTCGGCAGAAGTATCCTGATGTCAATGTTGAAGCTGAATTTTTTAGCCTGGTGGGCAGTATGACCGTGCCGGAAGGTGTTTCTGACAAAGACTTGCTCATCGATGCGCTTGAGGCGAAATACGGCAAATGAAAGTCCATGTCGATATCAACGTGGTCAAGGATGTTTCAACGCAACGTGCCGGCTGGATGGAAAGTGTCGCTGCCCTCAAAAGCTTGAAACCTCGGGGTGTCAGCGGGTTCATTTCGGCCTTGACGATGGCCATTATCCATTTTCAAAGACTTCGCAAATTGGGGGAAACGCAGGCGCGAGCCGATGCGAAGTTTGTCACGAAAGACTTTGAAATTGTCCCTTTTGACGCGCCAAATAATTTGAGGCGCTTGATTCCTCATTACCGGATTTTGAAGACAACACTCAATTCTATTCTGCCAAAGCAATGCAGGTTGACTACCTCATCACCCGCAACAAAAAACACTTCGCCCAACAGGCAATTTCCGTCGTTACACCGGAAGAGTTTCTGCACCTCATTGGCATTCTGAAATAATCTTGCCCAAGTTCGGCTGTCGCATGCGGCGACCGATCACCGGTTTTCCACGGCTCGCAACATCCGCTGCTTCGAGCCCGCACCGGCGCGAGGTTTGTAATCGCGCCTTCAGGCGCCCTCAGCAGATCACGACTGTGGTCCCTGAAGGAGCAACGTATCCACCCGGTGAACCCATCTTGAAGCTTGCCGCAGCAAGAGGTATTTTCGAACTTTTTTCAGATCATCCGACTCAAGCGTACATGGCCACATGACTGTTCTTTGCCTCTGATGAATTCCGCCAGGAGTGAGATGTTTATAGCCAAGTGCCGTTCGCCGAAATGAAACCCCAGCGGGGTGACAGGTGTATCGTGCATTCTCATTGATCTCATCTTGAATTGAATGCAAACGCCGTTACATGTCACTCCCAAGGGAGTTTGCAGTTGGAGGGGTTGACAATTACCATAAACATTTCACCCCTGGGTGAGTGGGCCGTTCGCTATCACGTTGGGGCAAGTGGATCTCAGCGGAGAAGGCACGGAACTGATTTTGCGATTCTTTTCATCTTGTTGTCGCAAAATGCACGCAAAATTCGGATGATTCAGCTTTCCTGCCAGAATATCGCCATCCAGGATATCTATCACAGCTCTTGAATCTCCGTATTCTACATGAATGTGAGGGTCGTGGTGCTGCTTGTCATCGAAAAAAGTACATGCGAACGATGATACCGTGGAACATGGACAAAACCGGCATCGTATTTCCTGGTTTATTTCAAGATCAAAGATGGGTGTATGAACACCGGCAAAGTAATGGATCACCCAACAAAAATCAACAATCTTGGCAAGCGATCATACTCCACCTCAAAAAAACGCGCGCATCTCCACCTTGCCGAGATGCAGTGTCTGCGGCAGGTCCGGTTCGCAGCGGCCGAAATAGGTTGCCGAGAAATTGACATTGTTGCTCACACGATATTCGGCGGAAAGATTCCAGCGCCAGGTGGTGCCTTCACGATTGCCTTTCGCCAGCTCATAAGGCAACACTTGCCCGGCGGGTTCGGCGCTGACGCGCACCCACTCCACCTCACCCTGCAGGCGGCCCCGGCCGCGCAGCGCATAGGCCAGCCGCGGCCGCAGGAAAAGCGCCTGCGCGCGCAGCGGCTGCCGCGTGGCATCGGCATACAAGTCACGGTCAAGCGCCACCCCGCTGCGATTCGCCAGCTCGAGCTGTGGCTGCGGACGGTAAGACAGCTCCACCTCCACCTGCCGGCTGCGCACCAGGCGGTCGAGGCGGCGTGCGGTGTCGAAAATGCGATCTTCCCGGTTGAGCTTGAATTCACTCAGGCTGGTGAGGCGCGGTGACAGCGCCCAGGTCAGGCGCCACTCATGCTGCACTTGTGTGCGGCGCGCGCCCTCGTCCAGCAACTGGTTGTTGCGCTCGCGCAATGCGGTGAGACGGTAGCGCAGCGATTGTTCGCGGCGGTTTTCCCAGAGATGGATTTCCTGCTGGACACTCTGCGTGCCGTAAAGGGTCAGCTTCTCATTCTGAAAGCGCGAAAGATTCAAGCGATAAATCTGCCAGACCTGCGGATCCTGCGTTTTTTCCTCCAGCCGCAAAAACGTATTCAGCGAAAGCGGCAGGAGCAGGCGGGTCCACCATGAGCGCCGCGACGGGCCGGAGGCGGGCTGCCGCGGCGGGAACAATTCCTTGAAGGTCAGACGAATGTTGCTGCGCAGCCGCACCTCTGCAACCGGCACGAACCGCCCGGTGTTCACCAGCCGCAACACATGATCGCCGAACAGCGGATCCGGAATGTACTCGTTCTGCCCGGGATCGTAGCGATAGTTGCCCCGGCCTTGCTCGACTTTGAAGAAAACGCGCTGCTGTTGCGAGGCTTGCGTGTTGGTGATTTGGTATTGCCAGTCGGTGTTGAGCGCGCGGCGAAAAGGCGCAAAGGTGACGCGCAAATCCGCGAGATCGCTGCGGGTGGCCGGGATCGTGTCGCCGGCAAAGACGCGTTCGCGGTGCGTGAAATTGAAATTGAGTGCGAGTGCGTGCCATTGCTTCACATCCAGAGCATAGTTTTGCGTGCGCGAAGTCGAAGCCGGCTGCAGGCCCGGGCGGGTGCGGGTCTCGTCCCGGCGTTCGTTCCGGGAGGTCTGCAATGAAAGATGGCGGCTGATGGCGACGCCCAGTCCGGCGGTGACACTGCGAAACCGAAAACCGCCGGTGGAATCGGCGAAAATGTCCTCGCGATTCTCCGCTTCATAGCCGGTCAGCGGCGTCCAGCGACCGAGCTTCCAGGTGAGGGTGCCGCGCTGCCGCAGCCAGCCGGAGCTGGCTGGCAGGTACGCAACTGCCGCGGTGAGCGTACCTGCGCTTTTCTCCTCGCGCGTGATGTTTTCGATCTTGTAGCGCAGTTCGGGCCAGCCCGGGCGCCGCAGCTCGGTGTCGAGTTCCCAGCGTGCGGACGCTTGTGAACGGCCGCGCGTGAGCCGGCCCAGGTTGCCCTGCCAGCGCCAACCCGCGGCGGGCAGCCAGGTCATGGTCCCTTCCAGCAAGTCTTCGGCGGTGACGGCGTGGCTGGCGGTGAGATTCCATTTGCGATTGAATTCCACCACCTCGCTGCGATCGAGGTCGCGATAGCGCGCGTTTTTGTTGCGATAATTGAGCTGCAGCGCGACTTGCCCCCAATTGCTTTTGCCCACCCGGAGCGGCCGCTGTCCGACCTGCAGGGCCGTGAACCAGGCCCGGCCGTTGTTGTCCTCGTCATCCCTGCCGGAGTAGAGATTTTGATCGCGGCGGCTGAGTGCCAGTTCGTTGATCAACGACACCCCCTGCCAGGGTTCGAGGGAGAGACGATTGTCGATCAGAGCGTGGCTGCGTGCCGGCGTGAGCAGGATGACGGGCAAATAGCGGCCCTGATTTTTGCCGACGAATTCATAGTGGCCGAAGCTGTGGAACCGGTAGTCGCCGCGGCCCTCGCCGACGTCGGAGAAGGTGACGCGATAATTGCCGGAATCGCGGCCGACGTACTTGTAGATGACGATGGTCGAGTCGAGGCGGATGTAATCCCCGCGCGCCGGCGGTGTCACCTGCACGGCGCTCTCGCGCACCGCCAGGTGGTCACCGGCCTGCGCCAGCGCCGCGGCTTCTTCCCGGCCGAGTGTGAAGCCCAGGGGATTGTTCTTGTCGTCGCCCTCGTACAGCACGGTGGTTTGCCATTTCACTTTGTCTTGCAGCGCGGAGAGCAGGCCCTGGCCGCTGTAGAGGTTGCGGCGAAAGCGCTCGTCGGAGTATTGAAAATCGACGGTGATGCGCGAATCGGCGGTGATCAGGCGGCGGCGGGTGAAGGTGATTTGGCCGCTGGCATATTCGATGACGTAATCGTTGTTTTCGCCGCGCGTCAGCAATTCGCCGTCGAGCCAGACGCGCTCGCTGCCGCCCAGCACGATGATG from candidate division KSB1 bacterium includes these protein-coding regions:
- a CDS encoding DUF4160 domain-containing protein, giving the protein MIHYFAGVHTPIFDLEINQEIRCRFCPCSTVSSFACTFFDDKQHHDPHIHVEYGDSRAVIDILDGDILAGKLNHPNFACILRQQDEKNRKISSVPSPLRSTCPNVIANGPLTQG